AACAGTGCCAATTAACCTGCCCATTGCATTCGCCATATAGTAAAAACCGACATCCAGCGAAACCCCATCTTTTCCAGCAAAACTTACGATAAGGTAACTGTGTAGAGACGAATTAATCGCAAATACAGCGCCAAAGATTAGCAAGCCAATAATAATCGAGGTTTGAATATAGAAATCAAAATGCAACGCCAACGCGATGGCAGCGGGAATAAACATTAAATAACTTGCCCACTGAAAAGCTGCCTTTCCTGAGGGTACTTTTCCTTGTTTTTTGCCCGTAAAATGCGGAGCTACTGTTTGCACAAGACCATAGCCAATAACCCAACTCGCCATAAAACCACCAACCCACCAGTGGTTCCAATCAAAGGTTACCGCTAAAAATACCGGCAATGCCACCACAAACCACACATCTCTTGCGCCAAATAGAAACATCCGCGCCGCTGATAAAATGTTGATGGATGAACTCTTTGAAAAAATCTCATTAAACTTGGGTTTGTTTTTCGACTTGCCTAAGTCCTCTTTTAAGGTGATTAGGCTGAATATCCACACAACAGCCAGCATAACCGCCATGACAGAGATAGCGCCTTTGAATTCCAACAATGTCAGCAATAGGCCACCAAGGAAAAAACCTATGCCTTTAAGGGTATTTTTAGAGCCTGTTAAAATAGCTACCCATTGATAGAGCTTTCCTTCTGCGCCCTCTGGCACCAACAATTTTATTGAGCTTTTTGCACTCATTTTATTCAAATCTTTGGCAATACCTGACAAAGCTTGGGCTGCCATAACATAAACTACCGTTAGCATCTCTGCCGATACGGTTAGCATACTCAGCGCTACGATTTGCAGAGCCAAACCGATGTTCATGGTTTTATTCAAACCAAGCCGAGCGCCAAGCCAGCCACCAACAAGGTTTGTCACCACGCCAAAGATTTCGTAGAACAGAAATAGCATCGCAATGTTTAAAGGGCTGTATCCCAATTGATGAAAATACAGCACCACGAGC
This window of the Thalassotalea atypica genome carries:
- the arsJ gene encoding organoarsenical effux MFS transporter ArsJ, with amino-acid sequence MGLLSLRGKSQHLSKQVKQYLVITGNYWAFTLTDGALRMLVVLYFHQLGYSPLNIAMLFLFYEIFGVVTNLVGGWLGARLGLNKTMNIGLALQIVALSMLTVSAEMLTVVYVMAAQALSGIAKDLNKMSAKSSIKLLVPEGAEGKLYQWVAILTGSKNTLKGIGFFLGGLLLTLLEFKGAISVMAVMLAVVWIFSLITLKEDLGKSKNKPKFNEIFSKSSSINILSAARMFLFGARDVWFVVALPVFLAVTFDWNHWWVGGFMASWVIGYGLVQTVAPHFTGKKQGKVPSGKAAFQWASYLMFIPAAIALALHFDFYIQTSIIIGLLIFGAVFAINSSLHSYLIVSFAGKDGVSLDVGFYYMANAMGRLIGTVLSGWVYQEYGLAACLWISCLFVATASLLSLLLNNEQQSTQRAVD